Proteins from a single region of Ziziphus jujuba cultivar Dongzao chromosome 1, ASM3175591v1:
- the LOC107419914 gene encoding gibberellin 2-beta-dioxygenase 8 isoform X2, with product MSMDSDPPFHKAYKSFFDKTIINKAVPSPTSSGSTSNYPLLVEECDLPLIDLSLLDLGDEAEIDNCKSQIARASQEWGFFQVVNHGISSELLEKMRSEQKKVFSQPFDMKSQENKYLNFSAGSYRWGTPTATCLRQVAWSEAFHIPLSNISGSDGLNTLSSTMEQFAAKVSNLAQKLAEILAEKLGQKSTFFQENCLSSTCFLRMNRYPPCPIPSEVFGLMPHTDSDFLTILHQDQVGGLQLVKDDTWIAVKPNPEALIINIGDLFQAWSNDVYKSVEHRVVTNMEVERFSTAYFFCPSYETVIESCCEPSVYRKFSFGEYRQQVQDDVKNFGFKVGLPKFLL from the exons ATGAGCATGGACTCGGACCCACCATTTCACAAGGCCTACAAGTCCTTCTTCGACAAAACCATCATCAACAAAGCAGTTCCATCTCCAACCAGCAGTGGTAGTACTAGCAATTACCCTCTTCTCGTCGAGGAATGCGACCTGCCGTTGATCGACCTGAGCCTTTTAGACCTTGGTGATGAAGCTGAGATAGACAACTGCAAGTCCCAGATAGCTAGGGCTTCGCAGGAGTGGGGTTTCTTTCAGGTTGTGAACCATGGAATTTCTTCTGAGCTTCTGGAGAAGATGAGGTCCGAGCAGAAAAAGGTGTTCAGCCAACCTTTCGACATGAAGAGCCAAGAAAACAAGTACTTGAACTTTTCAGCCGGAAGCTACCGATGGGGAACACCAACGGCCACATGCCTGCGCCAGGTTGCATGGTCTGAAGCTTTTCACATTCCCCTCTCCAACATTTCTGGCTCCGATGGTCTAAATACTCTCAG CTCAACAATGGAACAATTTGCAGCAAAAGTTTCCAACCTGGCGCAAAAATTAGCTGAAATATTAGCTGAGAAATTGGGTCAAAAGTCTACATTCTTCCAAGAAAATTGCTTGTCAAGCACTTGTTTTCTTAGAATGAATCGATATCCACCATGTCCCATCCCATCTGAAGTATTTGGTCTGATGCCTCACACTGACAGTGACTTCCTGACCATATTGCATCAAGATCAGGTTGGAGGATTGCAATTGGTTAAAGATGATACTTGGATTGCGGTGAAACCTAATCCGGAGGctcttattattaatattggagACTTGTTtcag GCATGGAGCAACGATGTTTATAAGAGTGTTGAACACCGAGTTGTGACAAATATGGAAGTGGAGCGGTTCTCCACAGCATATTTCTTCTGTCCTTCATATGAAACTGTGATAGAAAGTTGCTGTGAGCCTTCAGTCTACAGAAAATTCAGCTTTGGGGAATATCGGCAGCAAGTGCAAGATGACGTcaaaaattttggtttcaaaGTGGGCCTTCCTAAGTTtcttttgtaa
- the LOC107419914 gene encoding gibberellin 2-beta-dioxygenase 8 isoform X1, protein MVECEKLDKKTLNQPLMSMDSDPPFHKAYKSFFDKTIINKAVPSPTSSGSTSNYPLLVEECDLPLIDLSLLDLGDEAEIDNCKSQIARASQEWGFFQVVNHGISSELLEKMRSEQKKVFSQPFDMKSQENKYLNFSAGSYRWGTPTATCLRQVAWSEAFHIPLSNISGSDGLNTLSSTMEQFAAKVSNLAQKLAEILAEKLGQKSTFFQENCLSSTCFLRMNRYPPCPIPSEVFGLMPHTDSDFLTILHQDQVGGLQLVKDDTWIAVKPNPEALIINIGDLFQAWSNDVYKSVEHRVVTNMEVERFSTAYFFCPSYETVIESCCEPSVYRKFSFGEYRQQVQDDVKNFGFKVGLPKFLL, encoded by the exons ATGGTGGAGTGTGAAAAGCTCGACAAGAAGACTCTTAACcag CCGCTAATGAGCATGGACTCGGACCCACCATTTCACAAGGCCTACAAGTCCTTCTTCGACAAAACCATCATCAACAAAGCAGTTCCATCTCCAACCAGCAGTGGTAGTACTAGCAATTACCCTCTTCTCGTCGAGGAATGCGACCTGCCGTTGATCGACCTGAGCCTTTTAGACCTTGGTGATGAAGCTGAGATAGACAACTGCAAGTCCCAGATAGCTAGGGCTTCGCAGGAGTGGGGTTTCTTTCAGGTTGTGAACCATGGAATTTCTTCTGAGCTTCTGGAGAAGATGAGGTCCGAGCAGAAAAAGGTGTTCAGCCAACCTTTCGACATGAAGAGCCAAGAAAACAAGTACTTGAACTTTTCAGCCGGAAGCTACCGATGGGGAACACCAACGGCCACATGCCTGCGCCAGGTTGCATGGTCTGAAGCTTTTCACATTCCCCTCTCCAACATTTCTGGCTCCGATGGTCTAAATACTCTCAG CTCAACAATGGAACAATTTGCAGCAAAAGTTTCCAACCTGGCGCAAAAATTAGCTGAAATATTAGCTGAGAAATTGGGTCAAAAGTCTACATTCTTCCAAGAAAATTGCTTGTCAAGCACTTGTTTTCTTAGAATGAATCGATATCCACCATGTCCCATCCCATCTGAAGTATTTGGTCTGATGCCTCACACTGACAGTGACTTCCTGACCATATTGCATCAAGATCAGGTTGGAGGATTGCAATTGGTTAAAGATGATACTTGGATTGCGGTGAAACCTAATCCGGAGGctcttattattaatattggagACTTGTTtcag GCATGGAGCAACGATGTTTATAAGAGTGTTGAACACCGAGTTGTGACAAATATGGAAGTGGAGCGGTTCTCCACAGCATATTTCTTCTGTCCTTCATATGAAACTGTGATAGAAAGTTGCTGTGAGCCTTCAGTCTACAGAAAATTCAGCTTTGGGGAATATCGGCAGCAAGTGCAAGATGACGTcaaaaattttggtttcaaaGTGGGCCTTCCTAAGTTtcttttgtaa